One window from the genome of Candidatus Cloacimonadaceae bacterium encodes:
- a CDS encoding T9SS type A sorting domain-containing protein, translating to MKATLLVLLLIVVGSLSANKMILQKHGQTPAPKIHHYTPLLRQFRNDLPDRSKQTGFNKLLVILIDFQEELTDNANTTGNGKFQLEPAPSYLYSIGSPPHDRQYFEANLEALRYYYLAASNGYFDLEYDVFPQDRPAYTLPQPMGYYNPPGASSALFVSRMEEYFKASFELADDITPQIEFGAYSHYMIIHAGSDWQHDVFGDTPSDLPSFYIRVGDGKEAVVDNGTTLISHACNVPATISQDFRTNQSGDVTIHSGYGALNAVIAHEFGHSVGLVDLYNVYNFQPMVGVFDIMDSGGSGVLVDELSDGSLIMIEGALPTLPGAFSKVLMFGNHFSETGYLKDIDQVSLFLPLQLSAGSLKQSSGNIKPQILKLPLSADEYVLIENRNVDPDGDGGTAVFGTLDSRVILYPTPMGDPNNNPSYEYDYLLPSFQKADGSAIGGGILVWHINNDVILNQGVVLSDGSWVSNFDNNSVNRSYNNRGVKIIEADALPDIGNEWSWYWTGTQYEYFHKFKPVLDSNGLFVNWSLQPWKSELSSETDPPLIDSKGVGSLYRLSEISNPAATMSLKLKSGFFENHQLIATGNGPTIPAPVINSSFSSAELPLISFDGITLLSFDGNTWADQFGAFPFSRQPYDYPITVSNQSQNSFKELIAVSDNCLKFIEFWDDALSLSPITFPDNIICAPLTFADAVFSSTPQTLFKIQNNAIVDYIPLPGIKRMSMYHDHALAVLTLNKLVLIDPLNMQLMRELSLSEAFGDYEPVAFSEISGSTRYLFIMSNAGNIYRFNEVDLIRIFSNPGTVTPTQMGITKFGVQSPVIFFGIGKRAHAIKSDGSFLSAFPYIYPNGTFTGMAHVYALGDFIYLPILSKGYLALTPEAKISWSRSLIPHNVKKQDYFFWEPVSGRLNWYYSDLEANVHIHQVSMPQNPIRWNGFRNAESGVFKGDLHEETASATSFNAYVYPNPVRGSDYRLRLENATGPIKISIFDVSGLRIESHDIDANATVLRDIQLSSLRLASGVYILNVRSGNKSKRIKFAIEK from the coding sequence ATGAAAGCAACGCTGCTTGTCCTCCTCCTTATAGTGGTCGGATCTTTGAGCGCAAATAAGATGATCCTCCAAAAACACGGTCAAACTCCTGCGCCCAAAATCCATCACTACACACCGCTGCTCAGACAATTCAGAAATGATCTTCCCGATAGATCGAAACAAACCGGTTTCAACAAACTGCTCGTGATCCTGATCGATTTTCAAGAGGAACTGACGGACAACGCCAATACTACCGGCAACGGCAAATTCCAGCTTGAACCCGCTCCCTCATACTTATATTCCATTGGCAGCCCACCGCATGACAGACAGTATTTTGAGGCAAATCTCGAAGCTTTGCGCTATTATTATCTGGCTGCCTCAAACGGCTATTTTGATCTTGAATACGACGTCTTTCCACAAGACAGACCGGCATATACTTTGCCGCAACCGATGGGATACTACAATCCGCCCGGAGCCTCCAGCGCTCTTTTTGTTTCCCGTATGGAAGAGTATTTCAAAGCTTCTTTTGAATTAGCGGATGATATTACACCCCAGATCGAATTCGGCGCCTACTCACACTATATGATCATTCATGCCGGTTCGGACTGGCAGCATGACGTTTTTGGCGACACTCCTTCGGATCTGCCTTCTTTCTATATTCGCGTGGGCGATGGCAAGGAAGCGGTCGTCGATAACGGCACTACGCTGATTTCTCATGCCTGCAACGTTCCCGCAACGATCTCACAGGATTTCCGCACGAACCAAAGCGGAGATGTGACGATACATAGTGGCTACGGTGCTCTCAACGCAGTGATAGCGCATGAATTTGGTCATTCAGTCGGTCTGGTTGATCTATACAACGTCTATAATTTTCAGCCCATGGTGGGAGTTTTCGATATCATGGATAGCGGCGGCTCCGGTGTGTTGGTGGACGAACTGAGCGACGGTTCGCTGATCATGATCGAAGGAGCTTTGCCAACGTTGCCGGGAGCATTTTCCAAAGTGCTGATGTTTGGGAATCATTTCTCCGAAACAGGCTATTTGAAGGACATCGATCAGGTATCGCTGTTTTTGCCATTGCAGCTCAGCGCCGGCAGCTTGAAACAAAGCTCCGGCAATATCAAACCCCAGATTCTCAAATTACCGCTCTCTGCCGACGAATATGTCCTGATTGAAAACCGCAACGTCGATCCCGATGGAGACGGCGGCACTGCTGTGTTTGGAACTCTGGACAGCCGCGTGATCCTCTACCCCACTCCGATGGGCGATCCCAACAACAATCCATCCTATGAATATGATTACCTTTTACCATCCTTCCAAAAAGCGGACGGCTCCGCCATCGGTGGCGGCATCCTCGTCTGGCACATCAACAACGACGTGATTCTTAACCAGGGCGTTGTATTGTCCGACGGTTCATGGGTTTCCAATTTTGACAACAACAGCGTGAATCGTTCCTACAACAATCGCGGAGTGAAGATCATCGAAGCGGATGCTTTACCGGATATCGGGAATGAGTGGTCTTGGTATTGGACCGGCACCCAGTATGAGTATTTTCACAAGTTCAAACCCGTGCTCGATAGCAACGGGCTGTTTGTGAACTGGTCGCTGCAACCATGGAAGAGCGAGCTTTCCAGCGAAACGGATCCGCCGCTGATCGATAGCAAAGGTGTGGGTTCGCTATACCGGCTCTCGGAAATCAGCAATCCCGCGGCAACGATGAGCCTCAAACTCAAAAGCGGCTTCTTTGAAAATCACCAGTTGATCGCCACCGGAAATGGTCCCACCATCCCAGCACCGGTGATCAATTCGAGTTTCAGTAGTGCAGAGCTACCCTTGATCAGTTTTGACGGGATCACGTTGCTCAGCTTTGATGGCAACACTTGGGCGGATCAATTTGGTGCCTTTCCCTTTTCCAGACAACCTTATGATTATCCGATCACGGTAAGCAATCAAAGCCAAAACAGCTTCAAAGAACTGATCGCGGTTAGTGATAATTGCCTGAAATTCATCGAGTTTTGGGATGACGCGCTCAGCCTGTCTCCGATCACGTTTCCGGATAATATCATTTGTGCTCCGCTAACGTTTGCCGATGCTGTGTTTTCATCCACTCCGCAGACGCTTTTCAAAATCCAAAACAATGCCATCGTAGATTATATCCCGCTACCGGGTATCAAACGCATGAGCATGTATCACGATCATGCCCTTGCGGTCCTGACCTTAAATAAGCTGGTTCTGATAGATCCGCTTAATATGCAGCTAATGCGTGAGCTATCACTCTCGGAGGCTTTCGGCGATTATGAACCTGTGGCTTTTTCCGAAATCAGTGGTTCCACGAGATACCTCTTCATCATGTCCAACGCGGGGAACATCTATCGTTTCAACGAGGTGGATTTGATCCGTATCTTCTCAAACCCAGGCACTGTCACCCCCACACAAATGGGCATCACCAAGTTTGGCGTTCAATCCCCGGTGATCTTTTTCGGCATTGGCAAACGCGCCCACGCGATCAAATCCGATGGCAGCTTCTTAAGCGCTTTCCCATACATATACCCCAATGGAACATTTACCGGCATGGCACACGTTTACGCGCTTGGGGATTTCATCTATTTGCCTATCCTGTCAAAGGGATACCTTGCTCTGACGCCGGAAGCGAAGATTTCCTGGTCACGCTCGCTGATCCCCCATAACGTAAAAAAACAAGACTATTTTTTCTGGGAACCTGTCTCCGGCAGGCTGAACTGGTATTATTCCGATTTGGAAGCAAACGTCCACATACATCAGGTCTCCATGCCGCAGAACCCCATCCGCTGGAATGGTTTCCGCAATGCCGAATCTGGCGTCTTCAAAGGTGATCTGCATGAAGAAACAGCTTCCGCCACAAGTTTTAATGCTTATGTCTATCCCAATCCAGTGCGTGGAAGCGATTATCGCCTGCGTCTTGAAAACGCCACCGGACCGATCAAGATATCGATCTTTGACGTGTCCGGTCTCAGAATCGAAAGCCATGACATCGATGCTAATGCTACCGTGCTGCGGGATATTCAGCTTAGTTCCCTCAGGCTCGCCTCCGGAGTCTATATCCTGAACGTTCGCAGCGGAAACAAAAGCAAACGCATCAAATTTGCCATAGAAAAGTGA
- a CDS encoding PorV/PorQ family protein produces the protein MFRHNKLIFFALVALMTLPYALGAISQASLLFLTFEPGARGNAMGRAYSAVADDAYAGWWNPGATAFNRKTQLAGTHIPWLQGSGAGLDDMYYQYLGWNQYFDGVGNLGVNLTLLTAGTQMQMDEDGNPLGVFSSFDFAGGLGYSYEVIPGTLGVGGNFKLIYSYLGPGTGNTEDEGSAFAFAFDLGAKFKNLVIPGLDAAIVLQNAGPDVTFVDQSQADPVPMTFRAGLGYTAFDNEVNRLIVSAEASKFLANEDPLLQRFITGWKHFDETIYGLGAEYTYLKLIGLRGGYFIDSAGSIVGPSFGVGLQYTFDKRYKLSADVALITAGDLTPWNQIFSLGLNF, from the coding sequence ATGTTCCGACACAATAAACTGATCTTCTTCGCGCTGGTAGCGTTGATGACCTTGCCTTATGCCTTGGGAGCGATCTCACAGGCATCCCTGTTATTTTTAACCTTCGAGCCTGGCGCACGCGGAAACGCCATGGGTAGAGCCTATTCCGCCGTCGCGGATGATGCTTATGCCGGGTGGTGGAATCCCGGAGCGACAGCTTTCAACCGCAAAACCCAGCTTGCCGGCACCCACATTCCCTGGCTACAAGGCTCTGGAGCTGGACTTGACGACATGTATTATCAATATTTGGGCTGGAACCAGTACTTTGACGGAGTGGGAAACCTTGGCGTGAACCTGACCCTGCTTACCGCCGGAACGCAAATGCAAATGGATGAAGATGGCAACCCCTTGGGCGTATTCAGCAGTTTTGATTTCGCTGGAGGGCTCGGATACAGCTATGAAGTGATCCCAGGTACCCTCGGTGTGGGCGGGAATTTCAAGCTGATTTATAGCTATCTCGGACCCGGAACCGGAAACACCGAAGACGAAGGCAGCGCTTTTGCGTTTGCTTTTGACCTCGGTGCAAAATTCAAAAACCTGGTTATCCCTGGATTGGACGCGGCGATCGTGCTTCAAAACGCGGGACCTGACGTCACCTTCGTCGATCAATCCCAAGCCGATCCCGTTCCAATGACCTTCCGTGCCGGTCTTGGCTACACGGCGTTTGATAATGAGGTCAACCGTTTGATCGTATCCGCCGAAGCCAGCAAGTTCCTTGCCAACGAAGATCCCCTGCTCCAGCGTTTCATCACCGGATGGAAACATTTCGACGAAACAATCTATGGACTTGGTGCGGAATACACCTACCTGAAACTGATCGGGCTACGCGGTGGATATTTTATCGACAGCGCCGGCAGCATCGTCGGTCCCAGCTTTGGCGTCGGTTTGCAATACACTTTCGACAAACGCTATAAGCTCTCCGCTGATGTTGCCTTGATCACTGCCGGTGATCTGACCCCCTGGAATCAAATATTCTCGCTCGGTCTGAACTTCTAA
- a CDS encoding T9SS type A sorting domain-containing protein — protein sequence MLKSLRLLGTMFVVLLCGMAFAQSGYVYTQELDSVYASRSIYVCSDNSVVVLGNSDDIEEFHYMSIAITKLDPLGNLLWRRYIYPGVYPFISITGVDIDAEDKVTFITTYFGGSYIQLGTIDSIGVINFLSNPIEIPIVGITFNKALRTPNNEIVAVGKASQWYDVSSACYFRFSAIGDTLATAFWTVDQGSQYLVAEAFDLAMKDNGNILVTCSLYTGLGTILEINQNGSIVNRTNLPGNDHFYVVSICREDNNPSYIVAYRMGEFPNMNVHINRFEGGLFEPLFLITNNVISDVDSMILGADCLYICGYLSTNGVLVKLNYNGDIYWVWNYQGYNSCPYLWDGFGFPSTALLGLDSDSCVCWAWGNSGQQVVIKLLPNGQVPAEDEIQTPPVNFLSAYPNPMKDHINIKIGQNNEPVFCENSIDIFNIKGQLVRSLMLTRGVAEWDGKDNLGNQCSNGIYLLRLANSKTHITKICKTF from the coding sequence ATGTTAAAGTCACTAAGATTGCTTGGTACAATGTTTGTAGTGCTACTCTGCGGTATGGCTTTTGCCCAGAGCGGGTATGTCTATACCCAGGAACTCGATTCCGTATATGCCTCAAGGTCAATATATGTCTGTTCCGATAACAGCGTGGTGGTTTTAGGGAATTCAGATGATATCGAAGAATTTCATTATATGTCTATTGCTATTACTAAGCTCGATCCTCTTGGTAATTTGCTCTGGAGACGATATATATACCCTGGAGTATATCCTTTTATATCAATAACAGGGGTTGATATAGATGCAGAGGATAAAGTGACTTTTATAACCACATATTTTGGGGGCAGCTATATTCAATTGGGGACGATAGACAGTATTGGAGTAATCAATTTCCTATCTAATCCTATTGAGATTCCCATTGTGGGAATTACCTTCAACAAAGCGCTACGCACCCCAAACAATGAGATTGTCGCGGTCGGCAAGGCATCACAATGGTACGATGTATCTTCCGCTTGTTATTTTCGCTTTTCTGCAATTGGAGATACACTTGCCACTGCCTTCTGGACTGTGGATCAGGGGAGTCAATATCTGGTAGCCGAGGCTTTCGATCTTGCTATGAAAGACAATGGAAATATTCTTGTAACGTGTTCATTGTATACTGGTTTAGGAACTATTCTTGAGATAAATCAAAATGGCTCTATTGTTAATCGCACGAACTTACCAGGAAATGATCATTTTTATGTAGTTTCTATTTGTAGGGAAGATAATAATCCATCATACATTGTAGCATATCGTATGGGTGAGTTCCCAAACATGAACGTTCACATAAACAGATTTGAAGGTGGTCTGTTTGAGCCACTTTTTTTAATAACTAACAATGTTATATCCGACGTTGATTCGATGATTCTTGGGGCAGACTGTCTCTATATTTGTGGTTATCTGTCAACAAATGGCGTGTTGGTTAAACTGAATTATAACGGAGATATATATTGGGTTTGGAATTATCAAGGATACAATAGCTGCCCCTACTTATGGGATGGATTTGGTTTTCCATCAACAGCATTGCTTGGCCTTGATTCGGATAGCTGTGTGTGTTGGGCATGGGGGAATTCAGGACAGCAGGTAGTTATCAAGCTACTACCGAATGGGCAGGTGCCAGCGGAGGATGAAATACAAACTCCGCCAGTAAACTTTTTATCAGCCTATCCCAATCCGATGAAGGATCATATAAACATCAAAATCGGGCAAAATAATGAGCCCGTTTTTTGTGAAAACTCCATTGATATCTTCAACATCAAAGGTCAGTTAGTGCGATCTCTGATGCTGACCAGAGGTGTAGCTGAATGGGACGGTAAGGACAACCTAGGAAACCAATGTTCCAATGGTATTTACTTGCTACGCTTGGCTAATAGCAAAACCCATATAACAAAAATATGTAAAACATTTTAG
- a CDS encoding NosD domain-containing protein, translating to MKRLFILCYLLGMMSSIFAVYVINRTITINAATLAAMRSSASPASTFFDPYIDNLSESNSILIQDDANLSMTRAVPDTISKMNDAVNLPLRLNEAMFEESNNLNYINNILSDLSYVPSDTVSALYYFRNTSEPADARALHLTYYTINAAMLYDCLSYVPTSIVPDSAKLKLRDILLASIHLTVETIDSYNDLSSIQNKRWEENLPVSYAYPAFSIIQYRLQMFGAMGLAALLLRESEPSLVNEMNGHLDYINNVLLNEPIPYTFPADKQYQGMLAFHTTNSGAYFESLGYQGQLLQMLCPFFTAYRRLSNGNVNYYNNQYIVSWINDLTRKVTPTEADWPYNDDWGRKSVNPSPVFFYYNNSNNQEVRNKCAWYVKSKPTSSYASYGDACRSYILAKYLSDPSVSPGISSLDYIPEFIRQGSSSNSEYSILRKPISGDFTTTLSEFKNAASMCILHENSFSPYHGQSDHLSYSFYYKGMPFLIDPGYRVVNTNSQLPPAAIANDLNNWNYGREWMRSIYAHNMIVIDPDEVKEKWELNKYYWDYGSYNVPGVGITGTYRPFSAFGNYSDTVVNVEDIVRDPCYRDYYQRSENLDLIRTRIMYDNANANTPISELRRSFMRHEDVFLIYDDIHSLDSNLHNYSNLYQFGSFNQTSAPIVENPYGFNINKGGILVDMICGSTGVYNNQMDNPSTGFDNWYFPTSWVFTSTPDSPSSNYQYGHARGRTEIVDSGDISFMMIVIPQDDTNPIAIQNITHEPMTKYGVEISQNTRLEPIQPVSSFFGCTNGSQQNLTFGDKVIGTNGKMFALSILSNVQPFVVDKSIVLLEGDNLILNGEELYRRYSGYDRGLSATYSGTSLDIVYHSTSLSYPRFKVVRAGTNPDHFTAIMRTQLEPVIPEPIPHPDDPDYRYFSTDIIHSLAYDDQYFYVNYSWNELNAAGLNNGSLTIVKGTIPQALLSNDLILHGEIAITGTLSIGIGISLAINPGSMISFSDAAAILNHGELIIDGGGYTSSRSSISPYQRWGGITTSRTGILTCQNAFIENAVTGIHVRGTANISNSEIKGCDKGLAIETPRTFVILNNLLHQNHNGIVISNNYAVSNSVIADNEITANQIGIIVYNSNTKLSHNNIYHNSQGGIYLINGSEPVLKHNLITFSEGNGTIWPEIMLESNSYPVMDGMCNDINVDGLGYSLHNASLNLKQFYARNNYWGSTSSRQIRNWIHPPNWDVIFEPFSLEPNQSFVNWYDDPFRQALIAEESGDLYLSGQLYKTVVQNEPDSLYALQSLGRLNSLYAFSDSLISDLRNLYGSYLSVCSDSMLIKSAELKYIMLDRFDGMYPCAVQSYDNLLSASVSEIDSLLCLLDIAYTLQEMYYDDMSKGSPPSMSYVANGLAISSLKDARHSIDMLLNRIITKASNSVDYCPPAPVKLDISNYPNPFNPSTTVTFSLPLPGKVKLTVYNTRGQRVKELIDQEMPRGFHKLVWNGRDNNNRGVGSGIYFIRLELGGKSNVHKVMLIK from the coding sequence ATGAAACGACTGTTCATTTTGTGTTATCTACTTGGAATGATGAGTTCCATTTTTGCCGTCTATGTAATCAACCGAACGATAACGATTAATGCTGCGACTTTAGCGGCAATGAGAAGCTCGGCATCTCCTGCAAGTACTTTCTTTGACCCCTACATCGATAATCTGTCGGAGTCAAACAGTATATTGATCCAAGATGATGCTAATCTAAGCATGACACGAGCTGTGCCAGATACGATCAGTAAAATGAATGATGCAGTCAATTTGCCCCTAAGGCTAAATGAAGCTATGTTTGAAGAAAGTAATAATCTAAATTATATCAACAATATTCTTAGCGATTTGTCATATGTCCCATCAGATACAGTTTCAGCATTATACTATTTCAGAAATACAAGTGAACCCGCAGATGCAAGGGCTTTGCACTTAACATATTATACAATCAACGCCGCAATGCTGTACGATTGCCTGTCTTACGTTCCAACCAGCATTGTCCCCGATTCAGCAAAATTGAAGCTGAGGGATATATTGCTGGCAAGCATTCACTTAACTGTGGAGACTATAGATTCATACAATGACTTATCCAGTATTCAAAACAAACGTTGGGAAGAAAACCTTCCGGTGAGTTATGCGTATCCCGCTTTTAGTATCATCCAATACAGGCTCCAAATGTTCGGAGCTATGGGACTTGCTGCCTTGCTGTTGAGGGAGTCTGAGCCTTCGTTGGTAAACGAAATGAATGGACATTTGGATTACATCAATAATGTTCTGCTAAATGAACCGATACCATACACCTTTCCTGCAGACAAGCAGTATCAGGGCATGCTTGCTTTTCATACGACCAATTCAGGAGCTTATTTTGAGAGCTTGGGCTACCAAGGTCAATTGCTTCAAATGCTCTGCCCATTTTTTACTGCATACAGGAGATTATCTAATGGAAACGTAAATTATTACAATAACCAATACATTGTATCTTGGATAAACGATTTAACAAGAAAGGTGACTCCAACAGAAGCAGATTGGCCTTATAACGATGATTGGGGTAGGAAATCTGTTAATCCCAGTCCTGTTTTCTTCTACTATAACAACAGCAACAATCAAGAGGTACGAAACAAGTGCGCCTGGTACGTTAAAAGCAAGCCGACATCAAGTTATGCATCATATGGAGACGCATGTAGGAGCTATATCTTGGCAAAGTATCTCTCAGATCCGAGTGTATCGCCAGGAATAAGTAGTCTTGATTATATTCCAGAGTTTATCAGGCAAGGTTCGTCCTCGAATAGTGAATACTCAATTCTCAGAAAGCCAATCAGTGGAGATTTTACAACAACTTTATCAGAATTCAAAAACGCCGCATCGATGTGTATTTTGCATGAAAACAGCTTTTCGCCTTACCACGGACAATCTGATCATCTCAGTTACTCGTTTTACTATAAAGGAATGCCTTTTCTGATTGATCCAGGATATCGGGTTGTAAACACCAATTCACAGCTGCCACCTGCAGCAATCGCGAATGATTTAAATAATTGGAACTACGGCCGAGAATGGATGAGATCGATATATGCCCATAACATGATAGTGATTGATCCAGATGAAGTCAAAGAGAAATGGGAATTGAATAAATACTATTGGGATTATGGTTCATATAATGTGCCCGGAGTAGGAATAACGGGGACTTACCGTCCGTTTAGTGCGTTTGGCAACTACAGCGATACCGTTGTAAATGTTGAAGATATTGTACGGGATCCTTGTTATAGAGATTACTATCAACGGTCTGAGAATCTTGATTTGATCAGGACAAGAATCATGTACGATAATGCTAATGCGAACACTCCTATCTCAGAGCTCCGACGCTCGTTTATGAGGCATGAAGATGTTTTTCTGATTTACGATGACATTCATTCCTTGGATAGCAATCTCCATAATTACAGCAATTTATACCAGTTTGGTTCTTTTAATCAAACATCTGCCCCAATTGTTGAAAATCCATATGGCTTCAATATTAACAAGGGAGGCATCTTAGTTGATATGATCTGTGGTTCCACGGGAGTCTATAATAACCAGATGGACAACCCATCGACAGGTTTTGATAATTGGTATTTTCCTACATCCTGGGTGTTTACGAGTACCCCGGACAGCCCCAGCAGTAATTATCAATATGGGCATGCCAGAGGCAGGACTGAAATTGTTGATTCTGGCGATATTTCATTCATGATGATAGTTATCCCTCAAGATGATACCAATCCTATTGCTATTCAAAATATTACGCATGAACCAATGACAAAATATGGTGTCGAAATCTCACAAAACACAAGATTAGAACCTATACAGCCAGTGTCCAGTTTCTTTGGATGCACAAATGGATCTCAACAGAATTTAACATTTGGCGACAAAGTGATAGGAACAAACGGGAAAATGTTTGCATTGTCAATACTATCTAATGTTCAACCATTTGTTGTAGACAAATCAATAGTTCTTCTTGAAGGGGACAATCTAATTCTAAATGGAGAGGAACTCTATCGTCGGTATTCTGGATATGATAGGGGATTATCTGCAACGTATTCTGGAACCTCGCTTGATATTGTTTATCATAGTACATCACTATCATACCCAAGGTTTAAGGTAGTCAGAGCAGGGACAAATCCAGATCATTTTACTGCCATTATGCGAACACAGCTTGAACCAGTGATTCCTGAGCCAATACCCCATCCTGATGATCCCGATTATCGGTATTTCTCGACAGATATTATTCACTCATTGGCCTATGATGACCAGTATTTCTATGTGAACTACAGTTGGAACGAGCTTAACGCGGCAGGCTTGAACAACGGAAGCCTGACAATTGTGAAAGGGACAATACCTCAGGCTCTCCTGAGCAATGATCTCATATTGCATGGTGAGATAGCAATCACGGGAACCTTATCAATTGGCATCGGGATCAGTTTGGCTATCAATCCGGGCAGTATGATCTCTTTTTCTGATGCAGCGGCAATCCTCAATCATGGTGAGCTGATAATCGACGGAGGCGGATACACAAGTTCCAGGAGCAGCATCAGTCCATATCAGCGTTGGGGTGGTATCACCACGTCACGGACTGGAATACTGACTTGCCAAAATGCCTTCATTGAAAATGCGGTAACCGGCATCCATGTCCGAGGGACGGCAAATATCTCCAATAGTGAGATCAAGGGATGCGACAAGGGATTGGCAATTGAGACTCCCCGGACTTTTGTAATTTTGAATAATCTGCTCCACCAAAACCATAACGGCATTGTCATTTCAAACAACTATGCAGTCAGCAACAGTGTTATCGCAGATAACGAGATCACCGCAAATCAGATTGGCATCATTGTGTACAACAGCAATACCAAACTGTCCCACAACAACATATACCACAATAGCCAGGGCGGGATTTACTTGATCAACGGTTCAGAGCCGGTTCTAAAACACAATTTGATTACTTTCTCCGAGGGAAATGGCACCATTTGGCCGGAGATCATGCTTGAAAGCAACTCATATCCGGTAATGGATGGTATGTGTAATGACATCAATGTCGATGGATTGGGTTATTCCCTGCATAACGCTTCGCTAAATCTCAAACAGTTTTATGCGAGAAACAACTATTGGGGCTCCACCTCTTCTCGTCAAATTCGCAACTGGATTCATCCTCCAAACTGGGACGTGATATTTGAGCCGTTTAGTCTTGAGCCCAATCAGTCGTTTGTAAACTGGTATGATGATCCTTTCCGGCAAGCTTTGATCGCTGAGGAAAGTGGCGATCTGTATCTTTCAGGACAGCTATATAAAACCGTTGTTCAAAATGAGCCGGATAGTTTGTATGCTCTGCAAAGCTTGGGGAGACTAAACTCCTTATATGCGTTTTCCGATAGTTTGATCAGTGATCTCAGAAATCTGTATGGGTCATATTTGTCCGTCTGTTCGGACAGCATGTTGATCAAGAGCGCTGAATTGAAGTACATTATGCTCGACCGCTTTGATGGCATGTATCCCTGTGCGGTGCAATCATATGACAACCTGTTAAGCGCTTCTGTCTCTGAGATTGATTCGCTGTTATGTTTACTCGATATAGCCTATACTCTCCAAGAAATGTACTATGACGATATGAGCAAGGGATCACCTCCCTCAATGTCCTATGTTGCCAACGGCTTAGCAATATCATCCCTTAAAGATGCCAGACACAGCATCGATATGCTACTGAATAGAATCATCACCAAAGCAAGCAACAGCGTTGACTATTGCCCGCCCGCACCGGTTAAGCTTGATATATCAAACTATCCCAATCCATTCAATCCTTCCACCACCGTCACATTTTCACTCCCCCTTCCGGGTAAAGTGAAATTGACTGTTTACAATACCCGCGGTCAAAGAGTAAAAGAGTTAATAGACCAAGAAATGCCCCGTGGTTTCCATAAACTTGTGTGGAACGGCAGGGACAACAATAACCGTGGCGTTGGCTCCGGAATTTACTTCATCCGTCTGGAATTAGGCGGGAAATCCAACGTGCACAAAGTGATGCTAATAAAATAA